The Bdellovibrionales bacterium DNA segment CACGACACAAGGCTCGTGGAAATTCTCTTGAGATTAGAAAAACTTAAAGTTTTTGACAATTTTTTAAGTGAGAATATGCTCCAATCCTCATTAAGCTTTGCACAAGATCCTATCTATAGAGACTTGGTGAATCTACAATGTGATGGAGCTTTACACCTGAAGGATACCGAAGGACAAGGCTATCTCTACGCTCTTGAGTTTGAATGTAGCAGTAAGGCGATAGATCGGTATTTCCAAAAGCTTGGGATGTATTACTCCGCAGGCAACATTGACGGTGTAATTTACATCTGCGCGAATCAAGAAATCATGGATCTTATTACACGAGTCGATGACGAAGTTCGCAGAAATAAAGACACCGTTGTGTATCGAGGACTTGAATCCACTGTATTAGAAAATAAAGAAAAGATATTTCTTAGAGGGACTTCAGGTGAAGGACTGGGGCTCTTCTGATGACTCCCGTCGAGACGTGAAGAAGCTACCGTCTGCCTCACGTCATGACTTTACCCAAATCAGTTGTAAGTCATTGATTTTTCATATTTTGAATAAAGTTTTTTACTGCGGGGTCAGCTATATAGAGTTTTTTGTGAATTGGGGTGAATTTGAGAGGTAGATCGTGTGTTGGGTGCAGATAAGTGTGGCAAGTATTGATAGTTGAATGGACGAGATGGATGTTCTTAATTACAGATACATATGACTAAAGGAGTACATATAACTAATAAATTATTTGTCGGGTTAATCGTAATATTATTTTTAAATGGATGTTCAACATTAAAGGAGTCTTTGATTCTTGGCGCTGGAAGCGGAGTAATCATTGGCGGTGTGATGGGCAATAATTCTGGAGCTGGTGGAAGCGAGAACGCAATTAAGGGAGCTGTTCTTGGCGGAGTTGTGATGGGACTGACGAGTTATCTCTTACATGAATCTTTAGAAAAGCGAGATGCGAATGTTCGGCGTGAGACTTTAATGAATCTTGAGCATTATGACGTCTTAGGAGTTGAAAAAATGAGTCCTGGATTAAGCCTCGGGCGAAGTGGTCGTTGCTTTACCACTAAAGAAGTGGACGGTCGAATCGTTTCTCTCCCCTGCCATTACGTTAATGATTCTGACGAATATGGGATGAATCAGTAATGGCTGAAACATCGCCGAAAGCTAGTAAAGACGCCCTTCGAGTTGCACTGGATAAGCCCGCCACTAACGCCTATCAATTCATGGTGGAGAAGATCAAAGCGCAGAACCCATGTGTAAAGATCTCCCCGTCTCAGTTCGTCAGTTTCTTAGTCGCTGACTTCTATAAAACCTATTTTGAGAAAGATCTTAGTATCCTAGTTGCTGAGTTTTTTGACTCCCAAGGCTACCACGAGGCGGCCATTAAGCGCGCGAAGCGAGACGGTAATTTTGATCAGGTTATGAATGAAACTATGATGAATATAAAAGAAATTAAAAGTAAATGCCGCAGTCATAAACAGAGAAAAAAACGTATAAAGACTGCGGTCAAAACTTGAATTGGAGTCGCCAATAGATAATAATAAATTTGTAAAAGTGGTTGATAACCTAGAGGAAGTTAACCAGTTCTTTGAAAACCGAATCGCAACTGAATTTATGACTACCAGAGCTGCCGCTCAATTTCTTGGAATTTCTGAGAATGCTTTACGAATTAAAGTCTGTCGTGGGTTTATCCCACACTTTAAGTTTGGGAGGCAACTTAGATTCAAGACAATTGATGTTCGCAATTTGTTGCTTAGGAAGGACTAATTATGTCAATTTCTAAGCATTTGAAAAATGGTAAAATGACCTATCAAGTATTTGTCAAAGTCAGAGATAGCTCTGGCAAGCAAGTTTCTTTAAAACGATCAAAGCTTAATTCTGAGAAAGAAGCTAAGCGCGTTGAATTTGAACTCCTTACTCTTCTGCAAGGTCATAAGAGTAAAATCACCTGGGAGAGCTGGGTGAATCGCTGTTTGGAGAGATATAAGGTGGAGTACTTATATTCCACCTATCGAAACTATAAATTAAATCTAGAAAAGTGGATTAACCCCGCTTTAGATAAAAAATTTATCGACGAGATCACTCCGAGCGACATTCACAAGCTGGTGTTTGAGGGTATGGAACCTCTATCAAGTTACTCCCGGCGTGGGATTATAAAGATTGTGAAACGAATCTTCAATCTTGCGCTTGAAGAGGGAATTATTTTAAGAAACCCCGCCCTTGGAATCCGCGTAAGAGTAGCTGAGTCAAATCAAGCGGTGCTTAATAAAAATGAGATTGAGACTTTTTTGGAACAAGCCAAAATTCTTAACCATAGATATTATCACCACTGGACCCTGGCTCTCTTAACTGGAATGCGCTCAGGCGAGCTCCACGCGCTTAAATGGACTGACATTGATTTCGTCACAGGAGTCATTAGCATCACCAAGGCTTGGACAAAGCTTAACGGCCTAGGCAGTACGAAGACCTCGAAGAACCGAGCCTTTCCGATTTCAAAGGAGTGCGCGAAGTTCCTCCATGAGCTTCGAAGTCTCTACCCTAAGGAGGAGTTTGTGCTTCCGAGGGATAAAGAATGGGAGCAGGGCTTAATCGCTGGAGTGACCAAGGATTTTTGTCTTGGAATCGGCATAACGCCGGTGAAGTTTCACGATCTGCGGGCGACCTTTATTACGCAGATGCTGACAAATGGTGTTGCGCTTGCAAAGGTGATGTCGATTGTAGGGCACTCGTCTTTAAAGACCACTCAAGGTTATTTACGCTTAAGCGGTAAAGACGTTGAGGGGGCGACAGAGGAGCTTAAAATCTTTATTCCCGAGACCAAAAGTACGGCCAATGTGCTTGAATTTAAGCGCGGTTTATAAAAAAAGCACATCTGGTAACTTTTGGTCACCGCAAAAAAAATGTACTTGTTAAATTAGGTGTTTAGGATGGTCCTGGGCACCCATCCAATCGCTCGCTCTTGTGAGCGAGCTCCGGATATCCGATGTCGAGATATCTGGATATCAGATATCCTTTCGTTGCCAGTTTGGGGAGTTTTTGATTTCTGAATTCCCCAGCTTATACAAATACGCGCCTAACTGATCCGCTAATTTGACTAAGGCTTCATCTTCAATTTTTAGTAGTTTAATTACGGTCTGACATTCTCTTAACGATGCATAAGCATTTTGAAAAAAATTTCGTTTATCTTTTGCTGTACTCCTCGGTTGGCAGAATTACATTCTTATGCATTATTTTCTCTTAGAAGCGATTCGCTTTTGAAGAGGAGAAAAAGCGGGTATAGCTGGGTCAACGGATGCGAGGAGACTCATGCTACAAAGAATGATCTTGTTACTTTTCATTTCAACACAGGTTCAAGCTCAAAGTTTTTCTACGACAATTGAGGGCTGTGAAGCTCAAGATATGACCAAAGAGCTCAACTCCCTCCCGGAATTCAAAGTAGGAAAAGGCCAGTGGACTGGTCCTCTCCAAAGAATTGGCAACTGGGGATTCCAGGCCGGGGCGATCTTTGATTGCAATGGAACTGCTTGTAAAATTCTGGGGACTCATGATGTTTATCGCGATCAAAAAAAACTCTTAGAATTTGACCGAACCTCAAGTGGTGTATTTAATTTCGATCCGGCCACCGGCAAAACTTTTGGAGATCGTGTCGTTCTTTCTGTAGGCTCTAACAGCGGCGGCATTACCCGACACCTTTTTGGTGATAACGCCAAAAATTTGCGTTCGGCTTTGTCGCAAGATGCACGGCACTTCATCAACAGTCAGGGTCAACCCAGCTTGGTCTTTATGAACTACGCCAATTTAGGAGAAATTGAAATTCGTATTCGTACGGAAATCAAATGTTCCCCCGAAGAATGTATCATCGAGGATGATTTCGCAATTTTCATAGCCTACAACGAGCACAAGCTGTGCCGCGAGAGAAATCAGCTTTTGTTCTAATACTGATTAAGTCACTCAAATAATTGGCCGACAAAGGGAACTAACTATTTCATTTGATAGAACGTAGTGATCTTCGTACCGTAGTTTTTAAATAAAAAAAGAAGTTTGCTGACCCGTCGGCCACTGCTTCCGTAAAATGAGTTCGAGAAATGTCCACAAAGGCCATCCACGACTTTCTTAGAATTCAATCATTGAGTGTTTAACAGTGAGTCGAATTCGGTCACTCTCAACAGATTTTTTCGCCAGCCATTTTTTTTCCGATTTTTATGAATGCCCTTCATCATTAGCGGTATCAGGCAATCTTAAAAGCGAAGATCATTAATCTAATGATTGGAATGGTCTTCTTCTTTTTCGGATGCCACTTTAAACGCCGCTAAGTCATAAGAGACTTCAACGCTCACTCCATCTCTTTTAGCTTTAAGAAGTAGCTTTCCTTCGTTCGGTCGCGCTTCTTTTGATTTACAATGAAAATGCGTCCCACCCATTACAGAGCAAATAAGCTTTACGTCTTTTTTTGCAGACTTAATTGTCGCTTCAAGCGAAGAGTTTTTAACGGTCGGGCTTTCAATATTCCCGTCGAGCAGAAAAATATGGAACGAGCCATCTTTGTCCGCGTTGACTTCCGTATGGACATTTTTTGCCATTTCAATGACGCCGCCGTGCGGGCCCGGCTTTTCTTCACCATGGCCAAAAAGTTGAAAACTTAAAAAACAAATGGCTAAAAATAATGCTTTGTTCACTTTGTCTCCTTATTTAACTGTTATAGACAGGGGTATTGTTTTAAGAACATTCTCATCGATGAATTGTACCCATAAACGAAATTCACCTGCGTGTGGAAATGTAGCATGCAGCATGCCCGTATTGGGCTCGCTGCCCTCCATTGGATGGACATGTATTAGCTCGTTGCCGTTCATCGCTGTGGCAATCACATGAGCAAACGCGCCCAGATATGGAGATAAACTTGGTGTAGTTCCATCTGTTCGTGAAATTGTAAAATCAATCATCACCATCTTGCCAGCTTTAACTTTTGTATTCGCAAGTTTTAATCGTGTTGATCCGTCTTCTCCTAATCTGACATCTCCGAGCGGCGCCATGGGGATTTCTGGCTTCCCGTTTTCGACACTGAGCTCCCTAGAGACTGAAAATTCTTGCCCGTCTTTTGTTTCGCCCTGAGCCCATACCGAGTATTTTCCGTTGACTGGGAGATTCAATTCCACAGCCCATATTTGTCCGTCAAACTCAGGATGCACATGATTAAATTCATTTAAAGATGCATCATAAACGACAAGATGCAATATTTTGGTGTGCGTCTCGACGAGGTTTTTATCGGTAATTATTGCCGACGCTATATCATCGAATAGATGAAACGAATAAATGACTTTTTCCGATGCAGAAACCTTAGACTGAGAAGATTCGATGTTTACACCAGCGAAGGCAATCGCGGAGCAAGCACACGTCAAAATAATACTGAACAGTTTTTTCACAACCCCCCCTATTTGGTTAACAGAAACTTTTCTACGCGTTACGAAAGGTGTCAAGCGTTGGATCTTTAGCCGCACGGCAAATCGTTAAAAATTGACACCGACTTTGTAGGCTGGCGACGGGTCTGCGTATAAAGTGACAAAAAACCGTTTTAATATTTGCTAAAATAATGTGCTTTGCCTGACTCACAGGTTCTTACATTAGGGTTCATAACAAAAGTACACAACTCTCCAAAATCGAGCCCAAAATTACGAACAAGTTCCAAACAGAGACCTCCTCGGTCCCGTTGATTTCTAGAACTGAATCTCAAGTCCTCCACCAAGACTATCGTTTGTTAGCATCAAGCCCGCAGCCCAAGACCATCGAGGCGAGTACATCAAAGAAATTTCTATTTCCGTTTCATGCGCCCCCTCTGTTCGATCCGGGCGCCAAGTGAAATCGACATCTGTGAAAACAGTTTTAGTCCATTGGAACCGCTTATCAACATCTAACCGGAATTTGCCGTCGTGATCGATGAGCCAATTGGTGCGCACGAGAAAAGGAAGCATGTACTCAAATCCAGTAACTGCAAATTCCTTTTCTCCATAACTCACGCCCCCGACGACAACATTAAAGAATCTATTAAACCATCTCCGATAAAATACATCGACCTCATAATCCCAGCTCTTATCAAATGAAAACTGCTTTCGAGCTATGTTTGCCGTTTCTACCCGCGCCTCAAACTGATTCCAAGTTTGTGACCATCGTAAATAAGCCTCTCCATGATTTGAGGATGTCTCAAGCGTTGAATACGAGTACCAATGATCATGCAAATGCGGATCTAATCCTTGCCACTTTGCAATCTCAGGTTTTGGCGTAAATGACGAGTACCTTACTACCCTCGCCATTCCCGTCTTGAGGTGGTAAAGATTGTGACAATGAAGCATCCATTCGCCCGGCTCATTTGCCATAAATTCGATAACTTGCGTTTCATGCGGAGGCACATCGACTGTATGCTTCATCGGAGACCTTTTATCATGTTGATTTATTACTCGAAAGAAATGCCCATGCAAATGGATCGGATGATGCATCATCGTTTGATTCACAAATGTGAAGCGCACAACATCGTTGGTTTTAATTTCAATGTTTCGATCCTGGTGGATGGCTTTTCCGTTGATATACCAAATATAACGGGCCATATCTCCGTCTAGAACGAGTTTTACATCATAAGTAGCTCCGGGTTTTGCGAAGGCTGTTTCAGCCGGCGCTTTTAAATCATTTACCGTCAACGATTCAACTACTTTTCCTCGAATCTCCAATTTAGCGGTTTTAAGACCTTCATGATGTTTATGTGGGTCATGCCCAGGAGAAACTTCTGGTTTTGATTTGTCACCGTAGTTCTTATGGCTATTATGACCTTCCGCCTCCGCTACCTTTACCATGTGACCACCATGTGACCCGTGCTCCATAGTGGCGTATGGATCAGGCATCGACCGATCAGGAGCAAAAACCTTTTCGCCCATACCGATCCAACCAGAAGCAAACCCTGTCCCGTCCTGGGCTGTCGCTCGGAGTTCGAAGTTTTTGTGTTCAGGGACAGTAAAAAGTATATCGTACGTCTCGGCCATACCAATCAAGAATTCTTTCGCTTCTATAGGCTCAACATCAACCCCATCGGCAGAAATAATTTTCAGAGGCGCTTGGCCTAAAGATATATAAAAATAACTGGAAGCGGCGGCATTGATAATACGAATCCTTATCCGCTCTCCAGGGTGCGCCATAAGAAGCTGGGAATCTCGTTTTCCGTTAATTAGAAAAGCATCGTAACCGACATCCGAAAGATCCATCCCACCCATTCGAGTCCATTCGTTATAAAGATAGTTGCCCAGCGAATTTTGCCGAATTGAACCAACGTAGGATCGCATCGTATCTTTCTTGTAGAGATAATAGTCTCCATCCTTTCTTAGATTTTTAAGAATTTGATCGGCATTTTCGTCAGACCAGTCACTGAGAACGACGACGACCTCTTTATCAACTTTAATAGTTTTCTTCTTCGGGTGAATGACAATGCCGCCGTATATACCTTTTTGCTCCTGAACTCCTGTGTGCGAGTGGTACCAGTAAGTTCCATTTTGTCGTAGCTTGAATTTGAACAAATGACTTGTGCCGCTCTTAATGGGTGGCGTATTCACATAAGGAACACCGTCCATGTCAGGTGGTAATAAAATTCCATGCCAATGAATAGACAGCTCTTGATGTGGAATATTATTCGTCACTAAAATTTCCGCATCGTCGCCGT contains these protein-coding regions:
- a CDS encoding helix-turn-helix domain-containing protein, with amino-acid sequence MESPIDNNKFVKVVDNLEEVNQFFENRIATEFMTTRAAAQFLGISENALRIKVCRGFIPHFKFGRQLRFKTIDVRNLLLRKD
- a CDS encoding site-specific integrase, with product MSISKHLKNGKMTYQVFVKVRDSSGKQVSLKRSKLNSEKEAKRVEFELLTLLQGHKSKITWESWVNRCLERYKVEYLYSTYRNYKLNLEKWINPALDKKFIDEITPSDIHKLVFEGMEPLSSYSRRGIIKIVKRIFNLALEEGIILRNPALGIRVRVAESNQAVLNKNEIETFLEQAKILNHRYYHHWTLALLTGMRSGELHALKWTDIDFVTGVISITKAWTKLNGLGSTKTSKNRAFPISKECAKFLHELRSLYPKEEFVLPRDKEWEQGLIAGVTKDFCLGIGITPVKFHDLRATFITQMLTNGVALAKVMSIVGHSSLKTTQGYLRLSGKDVEGATEELKIFIPETKSTANVLEFKRGL
- a CDS encoding multicopper oxidase domain-containing protein, with amino-acid sequence MPAPVLEFTDGDDAEILVTNNIPHQELSIHWHGILLPPDMDGVPYVNTPPIKSGTSHLFKFKLRQNGTYWYHSHTGVQEQKGIYGGIVIHPKKKTIKVDKEVVVVLSDWSDENADQILKNLRKDGDYYLYKKDTMRSYVGSIRQNSLGNYLYNEWTRMGGMDLSDVGYDAFLINGKRDSQLLMAHPGERIRIRIINAAASSYFYISLGQAPLKIISADGVDVEPIEAKEFLIGMAETYDILFTVPEHKNFELRATAQDGTGFASGWIGMGEKVFAPDRSMPDPYATMEHGSHGGHMVKVAEAEGHNSHKNYGDKSKPEVSPGHDPHKHHEGLKTAKLEIRGKVVESLTVNDLKAPAETAFAKPGATYDVKLVLDGDMARYIWYINGKAIHQDRNIEIKTNDVVRFTFVNQTMMHHPIHLHGHFFRVINQHDKRSPMKHTVDVPPHETQVIEFMANEPGEWMLHCHNLYHLKTGMARVVRYSSFTPKPEIAKWQGLDPHLHDHWYSYSTLETSSNHGEAYLRWSQTWNQFEARVETANIARKQFSFDKSWDYEVDVFYRRWFNRFFNVVVGGVSYGEKEFAVTGFEYMLPFLVRTNWLIDHDGKFRLDVDKRFQWTKTVFTDVDFTWRPDRTEGAHETEIEISLMYSPRWSWAAGLMLTNDSLGGGLEIQF